The window atttcataatctcaatcgttttaatgacttctacccgcgagttacacataaataaaattaaatataatatatggtttaatgttgtttatagttgttgttattgttaattaatttttttaaatttatttgcttattgttttaatttctattattataattatttaaaacatcaaacattattttttgattttaaaggtaacaatataatcatttatatagagttatttttaactattattattgtaagttattttaagctacttatttggaaacttttaacgattataaaaatacatttatgaaatatttttgttaaattgagataacaatttagttttttttcatttatcactataatttatcacttttaattatttacaaaatactcattaatttttttagtgaactgaaatttatatttaagctgACATTGTAATGAgcaaaaacacctatatagttgaagtctttacaaatatatgttttttttttaaatataacaataacattgttgttaaatttgatataataattcgtatactaaattgatataatatcttgattattttgagttatatgataatatatacatctattataactttataatctcaatcgtttgaatgacttctacacaccaattatatatgaaaaaattaaatataatttatggtttaatattatgtttagttgttgttattgttaactgattttttaaaatttatttgtttaatgttttaatttctatcaattataattatttaaaacatcaaacattattttttgattttaaaggtaacaatataaccatttatatagagttaatcttaactattattattctaagttattttaagctatttatttgaaagcttttaacgattataaaaatatcgttaggaaatattttagttaggttgagattacaatttagtttttacatttatcactataatttatcacttttaaatatttacaaaatattgtttggttttttaagtgaaactgaaatttatatttaagttgacattgtaatctTATATTTATGTTCACAATTTAAGTATTTGTCCAAACtgctcaaaagttgtagctttaaactgataatagtTTACATTTAACATcatattaaatgtaataaattaagtataatatgttaaaagttaaagacataactttataagtaaaagtaaagatattattttaaaattgaaatttagtttctttctaattacactttaagtttgatatttattcaaccttattaaccaacttattatcattattagaaagacactacaatttatcacttttaactatttataaaatattctttgtgttgtttaagttaaactaaaatttatatttatgttgaccctgtaatgttatatttaaattaataatttaagtattttatacaaattgttccaaaattatatctttaaaatgataatggtttacattcaatgatatattaaaactaataaattaagtataatatgttataagttaaaaaacataacttttttagtagaagtaaagatattattttaatattaaaatttagtttatatatgattacattttaggtttgatatttatttaacctaattaaccaaattataattattattataaagaaattcaaaagtcatgggagtttcaaatgaatgtagtgaaaagaaaaatgaatggcagtttcaaatgaatgtggtgcaaggaaaaatgttttctttataagtatataaagaTAAAGATACTACCCATAGAGGTTTGGAGGGTTTGATGAGCAAGGTTGTTATAAATTTCTCAGCAGATATATATTGGGAGTCTTGCAATCATTTGATGTACATCGAAAAGTCCAAACTATGTTGTCCACCTTTAGCACTTAGCACCAAACTTTAAACTAAACAtattttttacttgtttttatttCATATTACTTGTCTGTGGGTTCGGTCTAACATTTGCTACTGTTTACATTTACAACTGTTCCTAGCTATTGATTGCAATGTAATAACTTTGAACAACAATCGAATAATATAAGAGTTCTCATATTCTTAATTGTGGACGTAGGCCAGATTgattttttgtcattttttattTCCCGTGTCAAAGTAGCTGATGTTTTAAGCATCTGATTTCATATGGAAAACATCTTCTATGACTTCCTAGAAAGGTGATGTTTTAAGCATCCGATTTCATATGGAAAACATCTCCCATGTCAAAGAAGCTGATGACTGAAAAATGGCAAACATTGTTTCCTAGTTGAACATTGCCCACAAAGAAATTTCGTATTGAAATAGTAAATATGAAATAGCAAATATGAAAGACTATATAACTTAAAGGAAGAAGATGGAGCCATAAGTGGAATCTCATATGATATATCTATTATGAAAAATGAGGCCTAAAAAGAAGAATCGGTTTTATAGAATAGTTTTTATAAAAGTATTAATGCTGAGTAATCTTGATGGGTTAAGTGCATAGAGTGGATCGGGTTATGGGTCACAGATCATGGTCCTGCTTGGTCTCAGGGTTAATAATTAAATGAACAAGAGTCAGTGGGGTTTATATATGCATGGCACGTTTCATGGAGACAATAAAGGAGTACATGGACTAGGTAGTTTGTTATTGTATTTGCTATTTTATTCTACTTAGCATGTAGTCTATAAATACGATAGATAGTTTTCGTTAAAATTATAATCAGTTTTCTTTCTTGAAAGTAATATAGCATTGAGAATACCCAATAACCTTGAGCAATACATGAGAGTCATTATCAGGGTGTAAGTTCGGGTCTTTATCATGTGGGAAAGGGGCTGATTTCCAACAGTTAACAAACAAAAAGGTTATCCCAATTCCAAAACATTGGGGTTACTACTTTAATTTTAagagaaattttcttttgtaactattagagttttattttattttatttatttttggatgGAAAATGAGTTATATGTATATTATATATTGAAGTTTGTTTCCATTGTTGATTTATAACtaatttatttttaaactttCAATAAATTCGAAACGGTGTTGGTTATTCTACCTTAAAGATAATTTTGTAATTTTAACATCCTCAAAGGTTATATCCTCGTCATTACCTGACACATTTAGAAAATTTGTTTAATTTTCGATAGACATACCAAAACACTATACAATGAATCTGATCCAATCCAATTCAGTCCAGTTGATTTCCAGCGAGTACGTACATGTATATACCATGCCGCTAGCTAATTAACTAATTAAGTCATAAACACAAAAGAGGCCTACACTAGAAATTCATTATTCATACACATTCGATCAGcataacaatacatatataaaatgTATTCAACAAACCATCCCCGAGCGTAATTcaaacatacatcacatatagAGGTTCTCGTTTGGCAACCTTTGTGAAGGAACAACGATGAGTGGTTCTTTTTTCTTTAGTGAAATTCCAAATTTTTCAGAGAGGTCATGCTCTTCACCCTCCGGCAAGCTCCAGTCGAATGAGTGTAAGAGCGATGCCAAGATATACATTTGCATTTTCTCCGCcaatggaacacctggacacaatCTTCTTCCAGATCCAATTGCTTTTtagtcttagtgatctaaacgaaagtcgtagtgttcATTAAACAGAGATAGTGcgtaaaaagaatgtccaaatatgacttcatatgaggaaattatgaattttctaagatttgacataacactatgcagcccgaaactcgaattttagatcgggtgatttttagccaaaacaacctaaacgagaattgaagatcttgttgctattagttcaacggtaaaaagacggacgaaaacggatgtcagatgaagaagctatgaatttttaacggaattttcctgtcctggcctattaaaaatataactttaaaaataaattcaaaattagccaacggagtctaaacgaaagttgtagagcatagtctcagctacacatggatataaagaacgtcaaaaaataaagctcgtatgcgaaagttaagaATTTTTTATGCTTGGAAAttcagagtacgcccagcgtactcgtgtGCAGAGTCTGAGATCGCTCACGCAACCTACTCTATTGCATGAAAGCCATGCGTTCGTAGCTTGGACGCATCCGGAGTTATcccttagtacgcccaacgtattcgATGTAAGCCAATCGTAACTCCTGGGATCAGCCACTATAAATAGCACCCGAAACCATCCAATTTTAGGTTGCAAACTTTCATTCTCCCACCCTAAACTTTCTTCAATATTGCAAAAATTACACCTAACCGCACTATATCATCCTAGCGTCATAAGaaaaccccgaagatcccgagaaaaatagTTTTCGAGCTGAAACTCTGCCCACATGAAGTCTGTTTTTTCAGAAACCATCCCAGTTTCATCAGAAAcgattgttttaaaaaaaatgaagtgCTGTCCAATCACCGTTTTACCAAGTGAGTATATAttcactttcagcttacacatatatatgaagtattttatataaaatgcaTGCTATGTGAGTATATGTTGTTTGTTTTCTTGAGATGGATgattaatgaatgttttatacatgttttaaactgtatatgtattttatatctacaaatatattgggCGAAGTGTAGGTAGATAAAGAATgagggatgaaagatgatatagatgttattggcagctgtgcctaataaataacattagCAACTGTGCCTAATAGAGAATAAATGATGTTGTTGGCAGCTACACCTAATAAACAATATTTGCAGTTGTGCCGATTAAAGAATAAATGATGTTGTTTGCAACTGCACCTAATAAATAACATTGGCAGCTGTGCCAATTAGAGAACAAATGATGTTGTTTGTAGCTGCGCCAAATAAATAACATTGGCAGTTGCGCCATAGGCAAAGATGGACTTCGTGCTTATTTCTCAGGCAaattcttaggaatgaatgaacgaggaataactGATTTCTTAGGGtggatccttaagagtaaagaagataatgggggtaGGAAATTCGGTTGActatttgatgtttaaacataataaataaatttattgtggttgatgaaattaataaatttattatttgtgggttgaaaaccctatatgctcaccaggctaccAAGCCTATGCACTCAACTTTTTATATTACATGTAGTGGACTCAGAGCATAGATGGATTATgatgagggatttttggattatagaccagtagttgtaaataactgttgtaagacttgtaatgtactatttatgtttttggtctgcatcggaacatgacatcccgagattttgttatataatgaaaatacatttctttaagaaatgctttgataacttttttattatattttgttttgggaacaaattccgcaacaccttttgaaagattactctgattttattttaaaagcataaactaaatcggttTTTTCCTATCCGAGAAGTTTTAGGATGTCACAGTAAGGGGCATCTAAGACGAAGAATCTTAACTTTTACCCTTTTCTTCCCAAATTAATTCCAAGTGATAATGAGTTATTCTAAGGTGATTTTGGGTCAAACTAAATCGATTTTGGAGGTATCTAAACAATATTAACCATCCTTATCATAGCATATCAAATTTAAATTGCCTCCtttgaaatcatatttgtttgtcaagaaccTCTCTGGATTGAATATTAACGGATTGTCCCAATACCGATGATCCCGATGGATTGACCAAACATTCAGAAGCACAGTACATCCTTTTGGAATGGTGTATCCACCGACTATACAATCCTGCCTCTTCATCTTCCGTAAAATGCCTTGTAGATCAAGCCATGCAACACTAGGGAAGATGTCAGAGAGATTCGGTTGTCCTAGAAGCTCAACGATATTTGAAGAAATCCTCTTCAACTCTGCTCCAAATTGGCGACCTTTTGCGTTTGGATCTGAAGTGTTTTCCCAAACCATGCTTGTAAGGACGTTAGCCTCTGTTGAGAAAGCAATCTCGCTGATGTCAATTGTGGTCCCGATTTTACTATAAATATTTTTGATAGTTTTCCTCACTTCATCCCTTCGAAAAAACCTGCACGCTTCAAGATTCTTGTTGCTTAGAACCTCATGGGCAAATATCTTACGAAGGTTACGCCAATCTGAATTGTTGTCAGAAAATACTACATTTCGGCCTCCATAGGAGATCGCTAAGGCAGCTATTGACGGATTCCGGTTAGAAAATATGTCATCTTGCTCACGTACCACAGCCTTTACTAGGTCAGGTGTATTTATGACGACATGAAGTTTGCTTCCCAAGTGAAACTTGAAAATGGGTCCGTAAATGTGAGCCATGTTACGGAATTGTTTGTGTAAGTCACGACGAAGAAATGGAAGGTAACCTACAATCGGCAAGGAACGAGGACCTGGTGGCAATGATGGTGCACCTGAAGAGCTCGAAGACTTCCATCTCCGCCATGAAATAGCAAAGATCATTACTGAAATGGTGGCAACTGCAAGAGTAAAGTGGTCTTTGTTGCTGGCCGACAGTTCTTCCATTTTTTTCGAATATGATGAATGTGAATACCATAAAAGAAAATCGTCTTCCGGATTTAAACCCCAAGCGACTGCTTGCTTAAATTAAACAAGCCAAAAATGTTAAAATTATATATGCGTGATTCATATTTATTGCTTATTAATCCGAAAGTCAAAACCGTGTGAAACCTTATACTCTATTATTTCAGAAACGGTTAGATACCATTACTTTCTGTTTCTATTTTGAATGACACATTGGTCATCCTGTTAGCGACAAATCATgatatttaataatttttttttgttcaagATTAATAATTGCTTAAATTATTTATCAGGAAATTTCAAAATGTCAATTCCATTATTGAAAGCCTTCCTGTAGGTGATATTTTATATTTGAGTGAATTATAGTTCTGGTCCATGTGGTAGGTAGATACTTAGATTCTGATACTTGGTCAAACATTTGCAATGTTGATAGATCGTGTATTTGTGTTATGAAGAAATTACAATTGTTGGTCTCTCATGCATATGAAAAACACTTTTATatctttctttatttttttttcttttttataattaGAGAAAATTTGATTCATATCCTTTTGAATTTTAGATACTATTTCTACAGCCttctaaaaatcaaaattatttctATATCCTgatcaaattataaaatatatatttatatcaaaacgtaatttttaatttgaattataccaagttaatattaaaaaaacttatttagaccttaaaattttattgaatttcccaaaatacccttcccAAGCAAAATCTCAAATTAAAGATTAAGCTAGGTATCTTGTATTTCCATATATCATCTTCGTCGTACACTAAACATCTCTAGATTAACTCTCATTTGTAAATTCAGTTTGTAGCTCTATGCATGTGGTGTCTATTGATCTTATATGTGTTTTTTTAGCATGAAATTCAGGAATTGATATGGGGTTTTTGTTAATTGGGACTTAGTAATATGTGTAAGTCGTAAGATCTCTAGATTTAAAATTCCCATTGAGTTGGTGCCTACGAACTTTGAAATTCGATTGTGACGATCTGGAATTGAGAATTCCACCCATGTAGAGATAATGAGAGGGGGGGGAGGGGGGTGTCCAATGTTCAAGTCGGTAAGATGAAGGAGCAATTAGAACAAAATCAAAGATGTATTCAACAGCTGGGtttatggtgttggtatttttgtGGCTTGATACTGTTTTGAGAGATACTAGTGTCAGGTATTTTCGATGCAAGTATAAATTTTGAGATCTTTTTTCGGTCATGGTGGTATAGTTTATTCTGATTGCTGCTCTTGGAGGATTCAATATCATTTCTTTCATGAGTTTGAGAGTTGGATGTTATTTTAAGGATTGCTCTCATAGTCTGATGCTCTAATTGCTTGTTGTTTGAACTGGTCCTGATGCTCGTTAATGGAGGAGATGTGTTGTTGGTGCTTAGTTAAATCATGGTTGTTTTCAAGTGTATTATAGTCTTATTTGCGGTTCAGATTATATTATGGAGGAGATGTTAGGTTGATGATATAAAGAATTATACACTACATGCATACGTACGATGAGGAATAAATGGCGGCAGCAATTAAATGACGTGCAACAAgctttataatatttaattaggtttaatGTTAATTAATTTGGTTTAATGCTAGTCTTAAATAGGAAAGGGTATTTTAATACATTCACATTGAATTTTGATTTCTTTATAACctttattatattaaattaatttaattttgatttcttgataacttttttatattaaattaacTTAAACCTAATAAAATTATGAGTTTGGATATGAACGTgtgttttataattttataaggaTATAAAAGTAATTTTGATATTTACAATGATACAGAAGTAATATTTAAAGTTTAGAAAAATATGAATGAAATTTTCCCTTGTAACATAAAAATATCCCACCCCACTCTCACTCATCCACCCCACCTCATCCTTCGCACCCCACCCTTTTCTATCCGATCAACATTGCGTTCCCATTCCACCCTCCATTCCATTAACAATCAAAACCATAGTCATCGTCGTTCACTACAAGAGATagagcctttagcggcgacactaaTAGCGGCGACCAGGAGCTTTAGCGGCGACAAATTAAAAAGTCACCGCTAAAGGCTTGTGTCGCCGCTAttggtgtcgccgctaaaggctgaATGACACCGACCTACTCTTTGACGTTTTGGCAAACACAAATCGTCTGATCGTTGTTCTAATCCAACGGCTAGGGTGCTCGTGGAACGCATAAAAGAAATACTGGCAACTTTTGTCGCCGCTGATGGTCCAAAATAGTCGCCGATAAAGATAAAAAGAAAATGACGCGGTAATAATTCCCTCCTGATAGTCTCCGCTATTGATAGTTGTCGCCGCTAAAGCCCAATTTGTCACCGGTAAAGGTGTTGCCGCTAAAGGCTGACGCAGTTAACCCCAATAAACTCAATCTTTTTCCTTTTGCTCTTTCTGTTTCACTCCCTTCGCTTGTTTCTCTTCTCTCGTCTGCATCTTACTTCACCGACTATTGTGGGATACCAGTGAGTATTATCAATTTTGGGTGGGTAAAATTGTCCACAAAGTTGATACCACAGGTGGAGAAAGATTTTCCGGTGAGGACCAAGCTTTTCCGGCAACACCAAACTTCTTCTGACGACAGCAAGCTATTTCCAGGTCAATTTTCTGTCCCTTTTGTCTTGTAACATCGATTTTAATCTTATTAGAGTGGTCAATTGTAAAAAAATGTCAATTTCAGTTTTGTTGATTGTGTTACTACGTTCCCGACCACCACCAGAGACTACCGCCACCACTGGACCATTTTCATTGATTTCCTTACACCACAGGTtctatttacttctatttattgtgaaattttagtttaattgtaaaATATGTGTAGGTGTCTTAATTATTTGAAAATTGtcatatgtatgtatatttgatatttgtATGTGAATCTATGTAAATTTTGGTGTATATATGTcaatgtatgtgtgtttgatgTATATATTGTATATGACTATTTGGtagaagtatgttgttattatgtgaaattatgtgtatttggtataattaggatgttattatgtgtgtatgtgaatgtatgtatgtttgttgtatatgtggtatatgaaTGTGAAAGGCTCATACCGATAGGGATGGTGTATTTATTACTACCGAGGCGGAACAACAATATGTAAGTATTTAgttataattttatcatataattaagtggttatttatacttaattgttactTACTTTTGGGAATTACAGAATCAGTTAGTCGAAGAGCTCTTAGAACAAACCCAAGGTGAAAGTGAGTTAACACTCGCTGAAGAAAGAGTCACTTTTGAGAAAGTATTAGGAGAGCGACGTGGCCATATCAGAGGCATCGGTCGTAAACCTTCTGCTCTCCCGCCGATTTCACAGTTGTCGCAACCACCACCACAATCAGCACAACCATCACAGGTAaaacaatattatttaatttcaataaaCGCATGTTGATTTAGTAATTTTTGTTGGTGGTGATTATTTTCTAAAAGCTTTGGTAATTaattttttgtcccaagtgctacaaatagcaatgtactttggttttttgtcttACTTTAAAAATAGCGATGTACTTTGGTAtgataaaatgcatgttgatttggtcattttggttttgtggtgattatttgctaaaaactttggtaattgggtttttgtcccaaatgcaataaataacaatgtactttggttaTTTAGCTTAGTTTAAAAATAGAAATGTAGTTTGGCATCATAAAATGTATGTTGATTTGGtcattttgatttttggtgagTATTTGCTAAAATCTTTGGTATTTGAGTTTTTGTCCCGTATGcaaaaaataacaatgtactttgcttTTTTCGTcctagtttaaaaatagcaatgtactttggcgtCATAAAATGCATGTGGATTTGGTAAGTGTGTTTTCGTCCCTAGTTGGAAAATTTAacttatgatttatatatgttgttatttattatgtTGTTGGAAAAATCTCCGGGCATTGCTCAACAACCTGACATGTAGGGAGGAGctttattcgttttttcaatcACAGAATAATCAAGGAGGAAATAATGGGATGAAGATGATGTTATGTAGGGAGAAGATTTATTTGTATGTTATACTTGACACACTTTGCTATTTTTTAGAATTGTAAAACTTACTTTGCTACTTGTTAGAATTATCAAACTTTTGGTTGTTTTATTTTGGTGTTAAATTAATTATAACAGTATTTGGTATTtaatttgatgttgttatgtaATTTTTGGTATAGAATTAATTATAACAATATTTGGAATAAATTATACCCAAAATCGCAAAtgtattaaaaataatgaaaaacgtTATTACCGGCAACACTATTACCGGCGACATGAGTATTACCAGCAACATTctctttagcggcgacacaaAGTATTGGCGGCGACAATTGTCTTTAGTGGCGACAATCTGATTAATAGCGACGAAGCAGTAGCGACGACTCCTTACCAGCAATGTGTCGCCGCTATTAGCTTTAGCGGCGACTTCTTGATCCTTTACCGACGACTTTTGTTGCCGCTAATTGCTCATTTCCTTGTAGTGGTTGTACACCACCAATCACTCCGGTCACAAGAAACCACGAAGAACAATCACTCGTTCAGTCATTCCTTCCCATCCAGCATCACCTCTAGTCACCCTTCATCTCTAAGAACCACCGAAAAAACCATCTGATCACCCTTTTGCCATCGAGAATCACATAAACGTTTAacgtttggggatacaaaatgtTTCTTCTACCGGTCTTTTTCAATGAATTCTTCATTTTCTCGATTTTAATttatccaaaattttaaattatcattTTCGATTCAACCTTTTCATGTGCGCATTTCATGTGTGTAGatatctcatgaatagggtggaGGCACTCAAAAAAAAATTTTGGTCTATGATTTTGTTTTCGGCAAAGACATTTATACGTTTGGATTTTGCCATAATATATGACTATTTAAAGGATTTTAATTCAGCCTTTTTCCATTGAGAATCACAAAAGCATTTCGAATAGGGATGAGCAAAGGCGGATATCGGCCAAATTTATAAGaaccggaaccgccggttcctaaaacattggaaccggaaccgcctacCGGTTATAATCAGTTCCAATATCGGGTACCCTATTTAAAAATAGttctaaaagttttttttatcgaAATAACAGTTTGAACCTTTTACACAAAATACGGTTTGAACCCACCTATTTTAGACAGAAATCTTTTTAAATGCATCCAACTTATAAAAGACCATTCGGCAGCCAACAAAAGGCAGGGCCGGTTTTATCTTGTTTTGAACTAGGCAAGGGCTTAGGGCCCCCAATTCTAAGGGGCCCCTCAATGCTAAACCTAATTCTAGTAGTGAAATTCATAAACGATTCCTACGCACGATGCAATAAAAAATTCAACAACCACATCAAAGCAGCCTTCTGGTCTTCTTCCTTCTTGTCTTCAACCTTTGTTCTTCTTCCTTATATCGATTGTACAAATCAATAGCGGCAGGCGGCTCAACCTCAACTGAAACGGTATGTGTTTTCTAGTTTAGAGATTTACATTATCTCCTTAACTGACTCTGGACAATAGCCGATTAGAATTAGTTTTTTTACACTACCCATTGTCCATTGATTATAGAATATAGAATTAGGTCCCAAGGTTTGAACATggaataaattttatttttcaagTTTTATGTTTTCCATTATCTTCTATTCTCAAGGCTGTCAAGCATAATATGAGTAAGTTATATAGCTAACATTCTCTCATGAAACTTGAAAGGCAACAAACATATATTGAACTAGTTATTAAGTAATAAATCTTGATTGCCCTTTTAGGTATATTTGAAATTGTTGTGGTAAATTtatattcctttgataaaaaaGTCACTTCAACCAATGGAGTTACATTTGATGATGGAATTAAAAACATTGATATTTGTGGCCCTGCAATGATAAGAGTAGCAACAAAGGTTGTTAAAATCAATAGTTCAATAATAAATACTATGATATCAACAACAATGATTTCTTTATAAACTTACTTTTTTGTGAAACGGAATCACAAGGATGTCTTGGTTGTAGTTGATACACAAGATTACCCTTTGGTTCCGGAACTCCTTAAATCCAACAAAGATGACCAACAATTTAAAAGAAAACTCGCATGGAAAGCTTTCCAATAGGTTGCTTTTTATCATTCTATAGTTAATGAGTGGTTATGAAAACAAATAGATGGAGGTCATCTCTTATATTTCTTTCTTCAAATTGAATTGAATAATGTACCCTTTTTGGTGTCTTGTGGTGTTAAAAAATAGATCACCCACATCAAaaagtttatatttttatataattcatCAAAAAAGTTAACTCCAACATTTATAAAGTTTTTAGTTTGTTATTATTGGTCCCAAGCCCGGATAAAAGAGGATGGTTTATAACAATAAGTATATTAAAGGCCAAAGGGCCCTAAAATTTTGGTTCGTTTAGAGCCCCCAATCCGATTGACCCGTCTCTAACAAAAGGTAGGAGCACCTAGCCAAACAATCAAGGCTTGTCCCACCTGTTTGCTTTGCAAGCCTCCAATTTTATACAAAGCGGCGTTCCTCTTTTTTCCTTCCCACAAAGGATGTGGGATAGGAAGAATGAGCAACTTTTCGCTTACACTCTTCTTATTCACATTCCATTTACATAATTCTTTTTGTAGTTGTCACTGGCTTTCATATAAACAAATATAAGTTGAAACATGtgtaatattataaatatattattcgtAGGTAGAAAAAATTAGGTAAATTTAATCACTTGGATTCCAACgaaacatgttattaaatatgAAGTTTGCtagtgtaatatatatatatatatatatatatatatatatatatatatatatatatatatatatatatatatatatatatatatatatatatatatagggctacgTTATAATGTGGATGATATCTAATGTGTGGCCGTAAGGACAATTATGGACCAATGGATGAAAAAAATTAATAACTATAATTTGAGGGTTTATGATATTACAGTGGATTAATATGTACCATATAATTACACAAATTTCTTTGTAAATGTGTTTTAGTCAATTAAGCTATATGTAATGACCCAATTTTACCaagaaattttttcatttttaagttaATCAAAACCA of the Lactuca sativa cultivar Salinas chromosome 6, Lsat_Salinas_v11, whole genome shotgun sequence genome contains:
- the LOC111890215 gene encoding ferruginol synthase 1 is translated as MEELSASNKDHFTLAVATISVMIFAISWRRWKSSSSSGAPSLPPGPRSLPIVGYLPFLRRDLHKQFRNMAHIYGPIFKFHLGSKLHVVINTPDLVKAVVREQDDIFSNRNPSIAALAISYGGRNVVFSDNNSDWRNLRKIFAHEVLSNKNLEACRFFRRDEVRKTIKNIYSKIGTTIDISEIAFSTEANVLTSMVWENTSDPNAKGRQFGAELKRISSNIVELLGQPNLSDIFPSVAWLDLQGILRKMKRQDCIVGGYTIPKGCTVLLNVWSIHRDHRYWDNPLIFNPERFLTNKYDFKGGNLNLICYDKDG